The following proteins are co-located in the Solanum pennellii chromosome 1, SPENNV200 genome:
- the LOC107008120 gene encoding uncharacterized protein LOC107008120 isoform X1 — translation MYPQILTSQRPFPFLSLSKGLFPNLNSSQYTKIFISRMAFHTACPITCRKICFCPHGFSKGKNEFFGDVTKLEEFLKDPWGLKAKQPATIQVKVPKLNVAPPQPAPVGDGGGGSGGDGEEAAAIASAQSKRVALQKKAAAASMVAEDFARRFESGDVEGSMKDVGGEEQGLSNSKVMCRLCFSGENEGGERARKMMSCKSCGKKYHRNCLKAWGQHRDLFHWSSWTCPSCRLCEGCRRTGDPNKFMFCKRCDAAYHCYCMQPPHKNVSSGPYLCPKHTKCHSCSSNVPGNGLSVRWFLGYTCCDACGRLFVKGNYCPVCLKVYRDSESTPMVCCDICQRWVHCQCDGISDEKYLQFQVDGNLPYACPTCRGNSYQVRNLEDAVQELWRRRDVADKDKIASLRAGAGLPVEDEIFSISPFSDDEDSIPVVKNEHSRSLKFSLKGLVDKSPKKSKEYGKKSSYKKYGKKKGLTGPNEGHPDVPSGGYSAGDVKNEELQAYGELDSFSSPVGSLTEGICSINQAGVIKHKFIDEVTGNTGKRTVQMKGSKPQHLDEDDVGIQTSMPKTSKGPKLVIHLGSRNKNIAGSPKSDASSCQKEQDLTTSNGSEDLVQLRENENSERNDTAAKLGGGKGHKVDHMDQIKGQNHRGKESNLIKIKKVSSEGTNFPAKVGGNFADGSGPYPPLKTFGIIGKRSNDGSVITRAGAEVPATRDNKLASVKHAEAGPASSDDLNDEKISTPSVSNSTRKDPKPLLKLKFKNPYHDNQNAWASPGEEDKSMVKGQRSKRKRAPAFGEKASTRADDNSSQRYEDNTMDEFLDANWILQKLGKDAKGKRVEVHHSSDNAWHRGTVVEVFEGSSVVSVALDDGKKKNLELGKQGIRFVSQKQKR, via the exons ATGTATCCCCAAATTCTCACAAGCCAACGCCCCTTcccctttctctctctctcaaaaGGGCTTTTCCCCAATTTAAACTCTTCTCAATACACAAAAATCTTTATCTCGCGTATGGCCTTTCACACAGCTTGCCCAATTACCTG TCGAAAGATCTGCTTCTGTCCTCATGGGTTCTCGAAGGGTAAAAATGAGTTCTTTGGAGATGTGACTAAGCTTGAGGAGTTTCTCAAGGACCCGTGGGGTCTTAAGGCCAAACAACCTGCTACAATTCAGGTTAAGGTGCCCAAGCTTAATGTTGCTCCGCCCCAACCGGCGCCTGTAGGTGATGGGGGTGGTGGAAGCGGTGGGGATGGTGAGGAGGCGGCTGCTATTGCTTCAGCTCAGAGTAAGCGTGTTGCTTTGCAGAAAAAAGCCGCTGCTGCGTCTATGGTGGCTGAGGATTTTGCTAGACGATTTGAGTCTGGTGATGTGGAG GGCTCCATGAAAGATGTTGGTGGAGAAGAACAGGGTCTATCGAATTCCAAAGTGATGTGTAGGCTATGCTTTTCCGGTGAAAATGAAGGAGGTGAAAGAGCAAGGAAAATGATGTCATGCAAAAGTTGCGGGAAGAAGTATCACCGAAACTGCCTCAAAGCTTGGGGTCAACATAGAG ATCTTTTCCATTGGAGTTCATGGACATGTCCGTCATGCCGGCTTTGTGAG GGCTGTCGAAGAACTGGAGATCCAAACAAGTTCATGTTTTGCAAAAGGTGTGATGCAGCTTATCACTGTTACTGTATGCAGCCTCCACACAAG AACGTCAGCAGTGGCCCTTATTTATGCCCCAAACACACGAAGTGTCACAGCTGTAGTTCTAATGTTCCAGGAAATGGACTGAGCGTGAG GTGGTTTTTAGGATACACTTGTTGTGATGCCTGTGGAAGATTATTTGTGAAGGGAAACTACTGTCCTGTTTGTTTGAAG GTATATAGAGATTCTGAATCAACCCCTATGGTCTGCTGTGACATTTGCCAGCGCTGGGTGCACTGCCAATGCGATGGCATCAG CGATGAAAAATATTTGCAGTTTCAAGTGGATGGAAATTTGCCATATGCTTGTCCAACATGCCGCGGAAATAGTTATCAG GTGAGAAATCTTGAGGACGCTGTTCAGGAGCTTTGGAGGAGGAGAGATGTAGCTGATAAAGATAAAATTGCAAGTTTGAGGGCAGGAGCTGGGTTGCCAGTAGaagatgaaatattttctatttcacCCTTTTCAGATGATGAAGATAGTATTCCTGTAGTAAAAAATGAACATAGTCGATCTTTGAAGTTTTCTCTTAAAGGTTTAGTTGACAAATCTCCCAAAAAGAGCAAGGAATATGGAAAGAAATCTTCTTACAAGAAATATGGTAAAAAGAAGGGGTTAACTGGACCAAATGAAGGACACCCTGATGTTCCATCTGGTGGGTATAGTGCTGGTGATGTCAAGAATGAAGAATTGCAGGCTTATGGGGAATTGGATAGCTTTTCTTCTCCTGTTGGTAGCTTGACAGAAGGTATATGTTCAATTAATCAGGCAGGGGTCATAAAGCACAAATTTATAGATGAGGTTACTGGAAACACGGGTAAGAGGACAGTCCAAATGAAAGGTAGCAAGCCTCAGCATTTGGATGAGGATGACGTTGGAATTCAAACAAGCATGCCAAAGACCTCTAAGGGGCCAAAGCTTGTTATACATTTGGGCTCGCGGAATAAAAATATAGCAGGTTCCCCAAAGTCCGATGCTTCAAGCTGTCAGAAAGAGCAAGATTTGACTACTTCAAATG GTAGTGAGGATCTAGTTCAGCTGAGAGAGAATGAGAACTCGGAAAGGAATGATACTGCAGCTAAACTTGGTGGTGGAAAAG GGCATAAGGTGGATCATATGGACCAAATAAAGGGTCAAAATCATAGGGGTAAAGAAAGCAACTTAATAAAGATCAAGAAAGTTAGCTCAGAAGGTACTAATTTCCCTGCCAAAGTTGGTGGAAATTTTGCTGATGGATCTGGACCTTATCCTCCACTGAAGACTTTTGGTATAATAGGAAAAAGGAGCAATGACGGTAGTGTTATTACAAGGGCTGGAGCTGAAGTTCCTGCTACAAGGGACAACAAATTGGCTTCTGTAAAACATGCCGAAGCTGGGCCTGCTTCTTCTGATGACCTGAATGACGAGAAAATTAGCACACCTTCAGTATCAAATTCAACGAGAAAGGATCCAAAACCTCTGCTGAAGCTCAAGTTCAAGAATCCTTACCATGACAATCAAAATGCCTGGGCTTCCCCGGGAGAGGAGGATAAAAGCATGGTTAAGGGCCAGAGGTCTAAGAGAAAAAGAGCACCAGCCTTTGGGGAAAAAGCATCAACCAGGGCTGATGATAATTCATCGCAGCGGTATGAAGACAATACAATGGATGAGTTCTTGGATGCTAACTGGATACTGCAGAAGTTGGGAAAAGATGCAAAAGGAAAGCGAGTGGAAGTTCATCATTCTTCTGATAATGCCTG
- the LOC107008120 gene encoding histone-lysine N-methyltransferase 2C-like isoform X2, producing the protein MAFHTACPITCRKICFCPHGFSKGKNEFFGDVTKLEEFLKDPWGLKAKQPATIQVKVPKLNVAPPQPAPVGDGGGGSGGDGEEAAAIASAQSKRVALQKKAAAASMVAEDFARRFESGDVEGSMKDVGGEEQGLSNSKVMCRLCFSGENEGGERARKMMSCKSCGKKYHRNCLKAWGQHRDLFHWSSWTCPSCRLCEGCRRTGDPNKFMFCKRCDAAYHCYCMQPPHKNVSSGPYLCPKHTKCHSCSSNVPGNGLSVRWFLGYTCCDACGRLFVKGNYCPVCLKVYRDSESTPMVCCDICQRWVHCQCDGISDEKYLQFQVDGNLPYACPTCRGNSYQVRNLEDAVQELWRRRDVADKDKIASLRAGAGLPVEDEIFSISPFSDDEDSIPVVKNEHSRSLKFSLKGLVDKSPKKSKEYGKKSSYKKYGKKKGLTGPNEGHPDVPSGGYSAGDVKNEELQAYGELDSFSSPVGSLTEGICSINQAGVIKHKFIDEVTGNTGKRTVQMKGSKPQHLDEDDVGIQTSMPKTSKGPKLVIHLGSRNKNIAGSPKSDASSCQKEQDLTTSNGSEDLVQLRENENSERNDTAAKLGGGKGHKVDHMDQIKGQNHRGKESNLIKIKKVSSEGKRSNDGSVITRAGAEVPATRDNKLASVKHAEAGPASSDDLNDEKISTPSVSNSTRKDPKPLLKLKFKNPYHDNQNAWASPGEEDKSMVKGQRSKRKRAPAFGEKASTRADDNSSQRYEDNTMDEFLDANWILQKLGKDAKGKRVEVHHSSDNAWHRGTVVEVFEGSSVVSVALDDGKKKNLELGKQGIRFVSQKQKR; encoded by the exons ATGGCCTTTCACACAGCTTGCCCAATTACCTG TCGAAAGATCTGCTTCTGTCCTCATGGGTTCTCGAAGGGTAAAAATGAGTTCTTTGGAGATGTGACTAAGCTTGAGGAGTTTCTCAAGGACCCGTGGGGTCTTAAGGCCAAACAACCTGCTACAATTCAGGTTAAGGTGCCCAAGCTTAATGTTGCTCCGCCCCAACCGGCGCCTGTAGGTGATGGGGGTGGTGGAAGCGGTGGGGATGGTGAGGAGGCGGCTGCTATTGCTTCAGCTCAGAGTAAGCGTGTTGCTTTGCAGAAAAAAGCCGCTGCTGCGTCTATGGTGGCTGAGGATTTTGCTAGACGATTTGAGTCTGGTGATGTGGAG GGCTCCATGAAAGATGTTGGTGGAGAAGAACAGGGTCTATCGAATTCCAAAGTGATGTGTAGGCTATGCTTTTCCGGTGAAAATGAAGGAGGTGAAAGAGCAAGGAAAATGATGTCATGCAAAAGTTGCGGGAAGAAGTATCACCGAAACTGCCTCAAAGCTTGGGGTCAACATAGAG ATCTTTTCCATTGGAGTTCATGGACATGTCCGTCATGCCGGCTTTGTGAG GGCTGTCGAAGAACTGGAGATCCAAACAAGTTCATGTTTTGCAAAAGGTGTGATGCAGCTTATCACTGTTACTGTATGCAGCCTCCACACAAG AACGTCAGCAGTGGCCCTTATTTATGCCCCAAACACACGAAGTGTCACAGCTGTAGTTCTAATGTTCCAGGAAATGGACTGAGCGTGAG GTGGTTTTTAGGATACACTTGTTGTGATGCCTGTGGAAGATTATTTGTGAAGGGAAACTACTGTCCTGTTTGTTTGAAG GTATATAGAGATTCTGAATCAACCCCTATGGTCTGCTGTGACATTTGCCAGCGCTGGGTGCACTGCCAATGCGATGGCATCAG CGATGAAAAATATTTGCAGTTTCAAGTGGATGGAAATTTGCCATATGCTTGTCCAACATGCCGCGGAAATAGTTATCAG GTGAGAAATCTTGAGGACGCTGTTCAGGAGCTTTGGAGGAGGAGAGATGTAGCTGATAAAGATAAAATTGCAAGTTTGAGGGCAGGAGCTGGGTTGCCAGTAGaagatgaaatattttctatttcacCCTTTTCAGATGATGAAGATAGTATTCCTGTAGTAAAAAATGAACATAGTCGATCTTTGAAGTTTTCTCTTAAAGGTTTAGTTGACAAATCTCCCAAAAAGAGCAAGGAATATGGAAAGAAATCTTCTTACAAGAAATATGGTAAAAAGAAGGGGTTAACTGGACCAAATGAAGGACACCCTGATGTTCCATCTGGTGGGTATAGTGCTGGTGATGTCAAGAATGAAGAATTGCAGGCTTATGGGGAATTGGATAGCTTTTCTTCTCCTGTTGGTAGCTTGACAGAAGGTATATGTTCAATTAATCAGGCAGGGGTCATAAAGCACAAATTTATAGATGAGGTTACTGGAAACACGGGTAAGAGGACAGTCCAAATGAAAGGTAGCAAGCCTCAGCATTTGGATGAGGATGACGTTGGAATTCAAACAAGCATGCCAAAGACCTCTAAGGGGCCAAAGCTTGTTATACATTTGGGCTCGCGGAATAAAAATATAGCAGGTTCCCCAAAGTCCGATGCTTCAAGCTGTCAGAAAGAGCAAGATTTGACTACTTCAAATG GTAGTGAGGATCTAGTTCAGCTGAGAGAGAATGAGAACTCGGAAAGGAATGATACTGCAGCTAAACTTGGTGGTGGAAAAG GGCATAAGGTGGATCATATGGACCAAATAAAGGGTCAAAATCATAGGGGTAAAGAAAGCAACTTAATAAAGATCAAGAAAGTTAGCTCAGAAG GAAAAAGGAGCAATGACGGTAGTGTTATTACAAGGGCTGGAGCTGAAGTTCCTGCTACAAGGGACAACAAATTGGCTTCTGTAAAACATGCCGAAGCTGGGCCTGCTTCTTCTGATGACCTGAATGACGAGAAAATTAGCACACCTTCAGTATCAAATTCAACGAGAAAGGATCCAAAACCTCTGCTGAAGCTCAAGTTCAAGAATCCTTACCATGACAATCAAAATGCCTGGGCTTCCCCGGGAGAGGAGGATAAAAGCATGGTTAAGGGCCAGAGGTCTAAGAGAAAAAGAGCACCAGCCTTTGGGGAAAAAGCATCAACCAGGGCTGATGATAATTCATCGCAGCGGTATGAAGACAATACAATGGATGAGTTCTTGGATGCTAACTGGATACTGCAGAAGTTGGGAAAAGATGCAAAAGGAAAGCGAGTGGAAGTTCATCATTCTTCTGATAATGCCTG